A DNA window from Paenibacillus sp. HWE-109 contains the following coding sequences:
- a CDS encoding MarR family transcriptional regulator, which translates to MRGLGTRTVLYQQHVATSLGLYNNDFISVDILGEKGPITAGELSKLTGLATGSVTALIDRLEKTGYVRRQHDPQDRRKVIIVPEYESIEAFSATYSPLHQAMLKLASSYTAEELDLITQFLSKASTILEEQTQLLSHP; encoded by the coding sequence ATGCGAGGACTAGGAACCCGAACAGTATTATATCAACAACATGTTGCAACTTCTCTTGGTTTATACAATAATGATTTTATTTCCGTAGATATCTTGGGCGAAAAGGGGCCAATTACAGCTGGCGAACTCTCCAAATTGACTGGACTTGCGACAGGCAGCGTTACCGCCTTGATAGATCGACTTGAAAAGACCGGCTATGTTCGAAGACAACATGACCCTCAGGATCGCCGCAAAGTCATTATTGTTCCGGAGTATGAATCGATAGAAGCATTCAGTGCTACGTACTCCCCGCTTCATCAAGCCATGCTTAAACTAGCTTCCTCTTATACGGCTGAAGAGCTTGACCTGATTACGCAATTTTTAAGCAAAGCAAGCACGATCCTGGAGGAACAGACTCAGCTTCTCTCACATCCATGA